A genomic window from Salvia miltiorrhiza cultivar Shanhuang (shh) chromosome 5, IMPLAD_Smil_shh, whole genome shotgun sequence includes:
- the LOC131025310 gene encoding polygalacturonase At1g48100, with the protein MKRAQKTSSLLLLLVLCLLILAAFSKIEARKHHGKRIKMHKHKRSKNGDASLAPAPAPLPDSGPGPSKSPVFNILSFGARANGVSDDSKALLEAWKSACKVAGGVVEIPVGLEFLIKPLTLQGPCRPNLVLQIDGTLLAPRKIGSWPESSLYQWMNFKWLQNFTIQGGGTVDGQGSNWWASSQPNQKKKAKRIPDIKPTALRFYKSYDITVVDVRIINSPLCHLKFDNSKRVKVKNVTISAPQDSPNTDGIHLQNSQDVEILHSDIGTGDDCVSIQTGCSNIHVHHINCGPGHGISLGGLGKDHRVACVSDVLVESIAMRGTLYGARIKTWQGGQGSVKNVTFSDIQVTDVKVPIAIDQFYCDKNVCRNQTAAVAISGVRFHGIKGTYAAQPIHLACSSSVPCVDVELAAIELEPSPNYGGFQQALCWNSYGKSSGPLAPASMDYCVRSGSDVVRRISRSRDVGCW; encoded by the exons ATGAAGAGAGCCCAAAAAACCTCCTCCCTTCTACTCCTCCTTGTCCTCTGCCTTCTCATCTTAGCTGCATTCTCCAAAATCGAGGCGCGAAAACACCATGGAAAGAGGATCAAAATGCACAAGCACAAGAGGAGCAAAAATGGTGATGCATCTCTTGCTCCTGCACCAGCTCCACTGCCTGACTCCGGCCCGGGCCCCTCAAAATCGCCCGTGTTCAACATCTTGTCGTTCGGAGCTAGGGCTAACGGAGTCTCCGACGACTCAAAG GCGCTTCTAGAAGCTTGGAAATCGGCCTGCAAAGTGGCCGGAGGCGTTGTGGAGATTCCGGTGGGGCTCGAGTTTCTCATCAAGCCTCTCACTCTGCAAGGGCCATGTAGGCCTAATCTTGTTTTGCAG ATAGACGGGACCCTTTTGGCCCCCCGGAAAATCGGGTCGTGGCCGGAATCCAGTTTGTATCAATGGATGAATTTCAAATGGCTGCAGAATTTCACCATACAAGGTGGTGGCACAGTTGATGGCCAAGGCTCAAACTGGTGGGCTTCTTCTCAACCTAATCAA AAGAAGAAAGCTAAAAGAATTCCAGACATAAAACCAACT GCTTTGAGATTCTACAAGAGCTATGATATCACAGTTGTTGATGTAAGAATCATAAACAGCCCTTTATGCCACCTCAAATTCGACAACTCGAAGCGTGTGAAGGTGAAGAATGTGACAATCTCTGCACCTCAAGACAGCCCAAACACTGATGGAATCCATCTCCAAAACTCCCAAGATGTTGAAATCCTCCATTCTGATATTGGAacag GAGATGATTGTGTCTCAATACAAACAGGCTGCTCCAACATTCATGTCCATCACATTAACTGTGGCCCTGGCCATGGCATAAG CCTAGGAGGGCTCGGCAAGGACCACCGCGTCGCGTGCGTCTCCGACGTGCTAGTCGAGAGCATCGCGATGCGCGGGACCCTCTACGGCGCGAGGATCAAGACGTGGCAGGGCGGGCAAGGATCCGTCAAGAACGTGACATTCTCCGACATACAAGTCACGGACGTCAAGGTCCCCATCGCCATCGATCAGTTCTACTGCGACAAGAATGTCTGCAGGAATCAGACGGCCGCCGTCGCGATCTCGGGAGTTCGATTCCATGGGATCAAAGGGACTTATGCGGCGCAGCCGATTCACCTCGCCTGCAGCAGCTCCGTCCCGTGCGTGGACGTCGAGCTCGCCGCGATCGAGCTCGAGCCGTCGCCCAACTACGGCGGGTTTCAGCAGGCGCTGTGCTGGAACTCCTACGGGAAGTCGTCGGGGCCGCTTGCTCCGGCGAGCATGGACTACTGCGTGAGGAGTGGGAGCGATGTTGTGAGGAGGATTTCGAGGTCTCGTGATGTTGGGTGCTGGTGA
- the LOC131025308 gene encoding cysteine-rich receptor-like protein kinase 2 isoform X1: protein MINSFFFIIYYFLVFLNDYGASNKPYPFKFDHVFLFVLTLSLSCRIMRPNAMIIPMMILLFPFTSFADPRAQVIKLICGKQIEQNATINMANFISTMDKITVQMQASGHGAAATGSGRHASYGLAQCYGDLSPADCTLCYIEARNIMPRCYPSNGARVYLEGCFLRAQNYSFYHEYSGPDDGPVCGNRTRDDPGFEESLGKALSRAVLAASGNVRYARAEVAVVGAVNKSIHVLADCWRTIGASACRACLENASASALGCLPASRGRALNTGCFVEYSDSDFMNPVSRSGSSSVSVIINVIVAVSGAALLTIGAIIGVYLWKKRNIEKNRKDHDAENLLKNLNHNSLYFKYSTLDRATNSFDEANKLGQGGFGTVYKGVLADGREIGVKRLLLNYKHRATDFYNEINMISSLEHKNLVRLLGCSCSGPESLLVYEFCPNKSLDGFIFDLDKGKELNWEKRLKIIVGTAEGLVYLHENTTTRIIHRDIKASNVLLDSRMRAKIADFGLARSFQEDQSHISTAIAGTLGYMAPEYLAYGQLTEKADVYGFGVLVLEIVTGRRNNEGESSDYTESLLNRAWKHFKQGTAEQLVDPNLMVGEGNEINEINEMLRVVQVGLVCAQEIPSSRPSMSKALLMLEAKEQPPSPSNPPFMDKETMEFHYTSRGTSLSHGRGDDDASIATISHSVFLPR, encoded by the exons atgataaattcatttttttttattatatattatttcttAGTGTTTTTAAATGATTATGGAGCAAGCAACAAACCTTATCCCTTCAAATTTgatcatgttttcctttttgtgttaactctctctctctcttgcagAATTATGAGGCCCAATGCGATGATCATTCCTATGATGATTCTGCTATTTCCATTCACCTCATTTGCAGATCCAAGAGCTCAGGTTATCAAGCTCATCTGCGGCAAACAAATCGAGCAAAACGCCACCATTAACATGGCAAACTTCATATCCACCATGGACAAAATAACCGTCCAAATGCAAGCTTCGGGCCACGGCGCGGCGGCCACGGGCTCGGGCCGCCACGCCAGCTACGGGCTGGCACAATGCTACGGCGACCTCTCGCCGGCCGACTGCACCCTTTGCTACATCGAGGCCCGAAACATTATGCCTCGGTGCTACCCCTCCAATGGAGCCCGGGTCTACCTCGAGGGCTGCTTCCTCCGGGCCCAAAACTATAGCTTCTATCACGAGTACTCGGGCCCGGACGACGGGCCCGTATGCGGGAACCGAACCCGGGACGACCCGGGATTCGAGGAATCTCTAGGAAAGGCCCTGTCGCGGGCGGTCTTGGCCGCATCGGGGAACGTGCGGTACGCGCGGGCCGAGGTGGCGGTGGTCGGGGCTGTAAATAAATCAATCCACGTGCTAGCCGATTGTTGGAGGACGATCGGTGCTAGCGCTTGTCGGGCTTGTCTCGAGAATGCTTCTGCGTCCGCCCTCGGGTGCCTGCCTGCATCCCGTGGGAGGGCCCTCAACACGGGGTGCTTCGTTGAATACTCTGATTCTGATTTCATGAACCCCGTGTCTCGGAGTGGAAGTTCAAGTG TGAGTGTTATAATCAATGTGATTGTAGCTGTGAGTGGAGCAGCTCTTTTGACAATTGGAGCCATTATTGGAGTTTATTTGTGGAAAAAGAGGAATATTGAGAAGAATAGAAAAG ATCATGATGCTGAAAATTTATTGAAGAACCTTAACCACAACAGCTTGTACTTCAAATATTCGACCCTCGATAGAGCTACGAACTCTTTCGATGAAGCGAACAAGCTCGGACAGGGCGGATTTGGCACAGTTTATAAG GGAGTGTTAGCTGATGGAAGAGAGATTGGTGTGAAGAGGCTTTTGTTGAACTACAAACACAGAGCAACAGACTTCTACAATGAAATAAACATGATCAGTAGTTTGGAGCACAAGAATTTAGTCAGATTGTTGGGTTGCAGCTGCTCCGGACCCGAAAGCCTTCTCGTTTACGAATTTTGCCCCAACAAGAGCCTCGATGGCTTCATCTTCG ATTTAGACAAAGGTAAAGAATTAAATTGGGAGAAGAGGTTGAAGATCATTGTGGGAACAGCAGAGGGGTTAGTCTACCTCCATGAAAACACAACAACAAGAATCATACACAGAGACATCAAAGCAAGCAATGTCCTCTTGGACTCGAGAATGCGCGCGAAAATCGCAGATTTCGGGCTGGCCCGATCCTTCCAAGAAGATCAGAGTCATATCAGCACAGCCATAGCAGGGACATT GGGATACATGGCCCCGGAGTACTTGGCCTACGGCCAACTGACGGAGAAGGCCGATGTTTATGGTTTTGGTGTGCTCGTGCTGGAGATTGTCACCGGTAGAAGGAACAACGAGGGCGAGAGCTCGGATTACACGGAAAGCTTGCTTAATCGA GCATGGAAGCATTTCAAGCAAGGAACAGCCGAACAACTCGTGGACCCCAACCTAATGGTAGGCGAGGGGAACGAGATCAACGAGATCAACGAGATGCTACGAGTCGTTCAAGTAGGGCTAGTGTGCGCCCAGGAAATCCCGTCATCGCGCCCGTCCATGTCTAAGGCGCTACTGATGCTAGAGGCAAAAGAGCAGCCTCCATCACCAAGCAACCCTCCTTTCATGGACAAGGAGACTATGGAGTTCCATTACACGAGCCGAGGCACGTCCCTCAGCCACGGGCGGGGCGATGATGATGCCTCGATCGCCACCATTTCCCACAGTGTTTTCCTTCCCaggtga
- the LOC131025309 gene encoding 60S ribosomal protein L18a-2-like: MVNYRFHQYQVVGRALPTEAEQHPKIYRMKLWATNEVRAKSKFWYFLRKLKKVKKSNGQVLAINEIFEKNPTTIKNFGIWLRYQSRTGYHNMYKEYRDTTLNGGVEQMYTEMASRHRVRHHCIQIIKTATVPAKLCKRECTKQFHDSKIKFPLVYRKVRPPTRKLKTTYKATRPNLFM; the protein is encoded by the exons ATGGTGAATTACAGG TTCCATCAGTACCAGGTGGTGGGCAGAGCTCTGCCGACGGAGGCGGAGCAGCACCCGAAGATTTACCGTATGAAGCTCTGGGCTACCAATGAAGTCCGCGCCAAGTCCAAATTCTG GTATTTCTTGAGGAAACTCAAGAAGGTGAAGAAGAGCAATGGCCAGGTTCTTGCTATTAATGAG ATATTCGAGAAGAATCCAACCACAATCAAGAACTTCGGCATATGGCTACGATACCAAAGTAGGACTGGCTATCACAACATGTACAAAGAGTACCGTGACACCACTTTGAACGGAGGTGTTGAGCAGATGTACACTGAGATGGCCTCTCGTCACAGGGTCCGTCATCACTGCATCCAAATCATCAAGACGGCCACTGTCCCCGCCAAGCTTTGCAAGAGGGAATGCACTAAGCAATTCCACGACTCTAAGATCAAGTTCCCCTTGGTCTACAGGAAGGTTAGGCCCCCAACCAGAAAACTCAAGACCACCTACAAAGCAACTAGGCCAAACTTGTTTATGTAA
- the LOC131025307 gene encoding cysteine-rich receptor-like protein kinase 2, whose protein sequence is MIKKASPIRLVMMIKLIILLLKDASFADPRARTIKLICGTHLQHDSNVFVPNFFATMNNVSLQISTSGFGVAETGRGPDGSYGFAQCFRDIPRTECALCYAEARTNVPQCHPANGGRIYLDGCFLRYANYSFFHEYRGPSDRVVCENRTRKDSVFQESVRKAILDAASAAPRNSGFGWARAPAGDQGESAYVLADCWRTLDARACRACLENASVSVSGCLPSSEGRALNTGCFMRYSDTNFLNPMPGNGNHRGRVVAIAAAAITAAAAIAIGVTIGFYTWKNRTIQKKRKGDAEKLLKNLNDRNLHFKYSTLEKATDSFNEANKLGQGGFGSVYKGVLGDGREIAVKRLFFDTKHRASDFYNEVNIISSIEHKNLVRLLGCSCLGPESLLVYEYLPNKSLDQFIFDSNRSEALNWEKRLQIIIGIAEGLVYLHEKAHTKIIHRDIKASNILLDSKLSAKIADFGLVRSFNEDKSHISTAIAGTLGYLAPEYLARGQLTEKVDVYSFGVLLLEIVTGTQNNGSQNSELVDSMLTQAWRHFEQRIIDELIDPNLMPHDNNDIKNEILRVFHVGLLCSQEVPSRRPSMSTALTMLIGKQHLPTPTSPPFVDEITMQLEEEDPSRGTSPMLGHSNATISRSIFLPR, encoded by the exons aTGATCAAGAAAGCATCTCCCATTCGCCTTGTAATGATGATCAAGCTCATAATCCTACTTCTTAAAGATGCATCATTTGCCGATCCAAGAGCTCGGACAATCAAGCTCATATGTGGGACCCACCTCCAACACGACAGCAACGTTTTTGTCCCAAATTTCTTCGCCACCATGAACAACGTGAGCCTCCAAATAAGCACTTCGGGCTTCGGCGTGGCGGAGACGGGCCGGGGGCCCGACGGGAGCTACGGCTTCGCGCAGTGCTTCCGCGACATCCCCCGGACCGAGTGCGCCCTCTGCTACGCCGAGGCCCGTACCAACGTGCCCCAGTGCCACCCCGCCAACGGGGGCAGGATCTACCTCGACGGCTGCTTCTTGCGCTACGCGAACTATAGCTTCTTTCACGAGTACCGCGGTCCAAGCGACCGGGTCGTTTGTGAGAATCGAACCCGAAAGGATTCCGTGTTCCAGGAATCCGTCAGAAAGGCTATTCTAGATGCAGCTTCTGCTGCGCCTAGAAATAGCGGGTTTGGGTGGGCTCGGGCCCCCGCGGGTGATCAAGGCGAGTCTGCCTATGTTTTGGCGGACTGCTGGAGAACGCTCGATGCCCGGGCCTGCCGGGCCTGCCTGGAGAACGCGTCCGTGTCCGTTTCGGGCTGCTTGCCCTCGTCAGAGGGCCGGGCCCTCAACACAGGCTGTTTTATGAGGTATTCGGACACTAACTTCCTTAACCCTATGCCCGGAAATGGAAACCATAGAG GCAGAGTTGTGGCCATTGCGGCCGCGGCAATAACTGCTGCGGCCGCTATAGCAATTGGAGTCACCATTGGATTTTACACATGGAAGAATAGAACCAtccagaagaaaagaaaag GTGATGCAGAGAAATTGCTCAAAAATCTCAATGATAGAAACTTGCACTTCAAATATTCCACCCTCGAGAAAGCCACCGATTCCTTCAACGAAGCAAACAAGCTCGGACAAGGCGGATTTGGCTCGGTGTATAAG GGAGTTTTGGGAGACGGAAGAGAGATTGCTGTGAAAAGGCTTTTCTTCGACACGAAACACAGAGCATCGGATTTCTACAACGAAGTAAACATCATAAGCAGCATCGAACACAAAAATCTAGTGAGGTTACTAGGTTGCAGTTGCTTGGGACCAGAGAGTCTTCTTGTTTATGAATATCTGCCAAACAAGAGCCTTGATCAATTTATCTTTG ATTCAAACAGAAGTGAAGCATTGAATTGGGAGAAGAGATTGCAAATAATTATAGGAATAGCAGAGGGATTGGTGTACCTCCATGAGAAAGCACACACAAAAATCATCCACAGAGACATAAAAGCGAGCAATATACTATTGGATTCCAAATTAAGTGCTAAAATCGCAGATTTTGGGCTGGTTAGATCTTTCAATGAAGATAAAAGCCACATCAGCACAGCCATTGCCGGAACTTT GGGATACTTGGCCCCTGAGTACCTCGCCCGCGGACAATTGACTGAGAAAGTGGATGTTTATAGCTTCGGCGTGCTTTTACTTGAGATCGTCACCGGCACACAGAACAACGGAAGTCAGAACTCTGAGCTCGTAGACAGCATGCTAACTCAA GCATGGAGGCATTTCGAGCAAAGAATAATTGATGAGCTCATTGATCCAAACCTAATGCCACATGATAATAATGACATAAAAAATGAGATCTTACGAGTCTTTCACGTAGGGCTATTGTGTAGCCAAGAAGTGCCGTCGCGGCGGCCATCCATGTCCACGGCGTTGACGATGCTGATCGGGAAACAACACCTCCCAACACCGACGAGCCCTCCATTCGTGGACGAGATAACTATGCAGCTAGAGGAGGAGGACCCGAGTCGGGGCACATCGCCAATGCTCGGTCATAGCAATGCCACTATATCTCGGAGCATTTTTCTTCCGAGATAG
- the LOC131025306 gene encoding 2-phytyl-1,4-beta-naphthoquinone methyltransferase, chloroplastic — translation MAALQFALPSIAGGRRRPESRSIVRPVRCAADRQALFNRIAPVYDNLNDLFSLGRHRVWKRMTVNWSGVKEGDTVLDVCCGSGDLAFLLSEKVGINGKVIALDFSKEQLQIAANRQSERSKACYKNIEWIEGDAVNLPFSRSSFDAATIGYGLRNIVDRRKAMEEMYKVLKPGSKVSILDFNKSTSSLNSSIQDWMIDYIVVPIASGYGLANEYHYLKNSIKEYLTGNELEKLAAETGFSEAKFYEIGAGFMGNLVATR, via the exons atggcTGCACTTCAATTTGCTCTTCCCTCCATAGCCGGCGGCCGGCGCCGGCCGGAGTCACGGTCCATTGTCAGACCGGTGCGGTGCGCAGCTGACCGCCAGGCGCTTTTTAACCGCATTGCCCCTGTCTATGATAAC TTGAATGATTTGTTTAGTTTAGGAAGGCATAGAGTGTGGAAGAGGATGACTGTTAATTGGAGCGG AGTTAAAGAAGGAGATACTGTGTTGGATGTTTGTTGTGGAAGTGGGGATTTGGCTTTTCTGTTATCTGAGAAAGTTGGAATCAATGGCAAG GTGATTGCTCTCGATTTCTCAAAGGAGCAGTTACAAATTGCTGCAAATCGCCAGAGTGAACGATCAAAGGCCTGTTACAAGAACATTGA GTGGATTGAAGGAGACGCTGTCAATTTACCATTTTCTAGATCCTCATTTGATGCTGCAACCATTGGCTATGGCCTACGAAATATTGTAGATAGGAGAAAAGCTATGGAGGAGATGTATAAAGTTCTGAAACCTGGTTCAAAAGTATCTATTCTCGACTTCAACAAAAGCACTAGCTCATTAAACTCTTCGATTCAG GATTGGATGATTGACTATATAGTGGTACCTATTGCAAGTGGCTACGGCCTAGCCAACGAGTACCATTACTTGAAGAACTCGATCAAGGAATATCTGACAG GAAATGAGTTGGAGAAGCTAGCTGCAGAAACGGGCTTCTCTGAGGCCAAGTTCTACGAGATTGGTGCAGGCTTCATGGGGAATTTGGTGGCGACCCGTTAG
- the LOC131025308 gene encoding cysteine-rich receptor-like protein kinase 2 isoform X2, which yields MRPNAMIIPMMILLFPFTSFADPRAQVIKLICGKQIEQNATINMANFISTMDKITVQMQASGHGAAATGSGRHASYGLAQCYGDLSPADCTLCYIEARNIMPRCYPSNGARVYLEGCFLRAQNYSFYHEYSGPDDGPVCGNRTRDDPGFEESLGKALSRAVLAASGNVRYARAEVAVVGAVNKSIHVLADCWRTIGASACRACLENASASALGCLPASRGRALNTGCFVEYSDSDFMNPVSRSGSSSVSVIINVIVAVSGAALLTIGAIIGVYLWKKRNIEKNRKDHDAENLLKNLNHNSLYFKYSTLDRATNSFDEANKLGQGGFGTVYKGVLADGREIGVKRLLLNYKHRATDFYNEINMISSLEHKNLVRLLGCSCSGPESLLVYEFCPNKSLDGFIFDLDKGKELNWEKRLKIIVGTAEGLVYLHENTTTRIIHRDIKASNVLLDSRMRAKIADFGLARSFQEDQSHISTAIAGTLGYMAPEYLAYGQLTEKADVYGFGVLVLEIVTGRRNNEGESSDYTESLLNRAWKHFKQGTAEQLVDPNLMVGEGNEINEINEMLRVVQVGLVCAQEIPSSRPSMSKALLMLEAKEQPPSPSNPPFMDKETMEFHYTSRGTSLSHGRGDDDASIATISHSVFLPR from the exons ATGAGGCCCAATGCGATGATCATTCCTATGATGATTCTGCTATTTCCATTCACCTCATTTGCAGATCCAAGAGCTCAGGTTATCAAGCTCATCTGCGGCAAACAAATCGAGCAAAACGCCACCATTAACATGGCAAACTTCATATCCACCATGGACAAAATAACCGTCCAAATGCAAGCTTCGGGCCACGGCGCGGCGGCCACGGGCTCGGGCCGCCACGCCAGCTACGGGCTGGCACAATGCTACGGCGACCTCTCGCCGGCCGACTGCACCCTTTGCTACATCGAGGCCCGAAACATTATGCCTCGGTGCTACCCCTCCAATGGAGCCCGGGTCTACCTCGAGGGCTGCTTCCTCCGGGCCCAAAACTATAGCTTCTATCACGAGTACTCGGGCCCGGACGACGGGCCCGTATGCGGGAACCGAACCCGGGACGACCCGGGATTCGAGGAATCTCTAGGAAAGGCCCTGTCGCGGGCGGTCTTGGCCGCATCGGGGAACGTGCGGTACGCGCGGGCCGAGGTGGCGGTGGTCGGGGCTGTAAATAAATCAATCCACGTGCTAGCCGATTGTTGGAGGACGATCGGTGCTAGCGCTTGTCGGGCTTGTCTCGAGAATGCTTCTGCGTCCGCCCTCGGGTGCCTGCCTGCATCCCGTGGGAGGGCCCTCAACACGGGGTGCTTCGTTGAATACTCTGATTCTGATTTCATGAACCCCGTGTCTCGGAGTGGAAGTTCAAGTG TGAGTGTTATAATCAATGTGATTGTAGCTGTGAGTGGAGCAGCTCTTTTGACAATTGGAGCCATTATTGGAGTTTATTTGTGGAAAAAGAGGAATATTGAGAAGAATAGAAAAG ATCATGATGCTGAAAATTTATTGAAGAACCTTAACCACAACAGCTTGTACTTCAAATATTCGACCCTCGATAGAGCTACGAACTCTTTCGATGAAGCGAACAAGCTCGGACAGGGCGGATTTGGCACAGTTTATAAG GGAGTGTTAGCTGATGGAAGAGAGATTGGTGTGAAGAGGCTTTTGTTGAACTACAAACACAGAGCAACAGACTTCTACAATGAAATAAACATGATCAGTAGTTTGGAGCACAAGAATTTAGTCAGATTGTTGGGTTGCAGCTGCTCCGGACCCGAAAGCCTTCTCGTTTACGAATTTTGCCCCAACAAGAGCCTCGATGGCTTCATCTTCG ATTTAGACAAAGGTAAAGAATTAAATTGGGAGAAGAGGTTGAAGATCATTGTGGGAACAGCAGAGGGGTTAGTCTACCTCCATGAAAACACAACAACAAGAATCATACACAGAGACATCAAAGCAAGCAATGTCCTCTTGGACTCGAGAATGCGCGCGAAAATCGCAGATTTCGGGCTGGCCCGATCCTTCCAAGAAGATCAGAGTCATATCAGCACAGCCATAGCAGGGACATT GGGATACATGGCCCCGGAGTACTTGGCCTACGGCCAACTGACGGAGAAGGCCGATGTTTATGGTTTTGGTGTGCTCGTGCTGGAGATTGTCACCGGTAGAAGGAACAACGAGGGCGAGAGCTCGGATTACACGGAAAGCTTGCTTAATCGA GCATGGAAGCATTTCAAGCAAGGAACAGCCGAACAACTCGTGGACCCCAACCTAATGGTAGGCGAGGGGAACGAGATCAACGAGATCAACGAGATGCTACGAGTCGTTCAAGTAGGGCTAGTGTGCGCCCAGGAAATCCCGTCATCGCGCCCGTCCATGTCTAAGGCGCTACTGATGCTAGAGGCAAAAGAGCAGCCTCCATCACCAAGCAACCCTCCTTTCATGGACAAGGAGACTATGGAGTTCCATTACACGAGCCGAGGCACGTCCCTCAGCCACGGGCGGGGCGATGATGATGCCTCGATCGCCACCATTTCCCACAGTGTTTTCCTTCCCaggtga
- the LOC131025304 gene encoding cysteine-rich receptor-like protein kinase 2 produces MMKKIVIVIMITMVILLLPAALYAQPRSQKIKQICGSQPEHNATLFVPNFVAVMENISTQIRASGFGVAEAGSGPDKNYGLAQCYGDLSPVDCVLCYAEARTVLPQCYPVNGGRIYLDGCFMRAENYSFYGEHTGPTDQAVCGNRTRPGSAFNESVGRALSQAVSAAPSNNGYARAVVRTSNESAYVLADCWRTISPSACRACLENASAAISGCLPLSEGRALNTGCFMRYSDTNFLNPIPRSGSSRGRVIGLAIAAVSVAAVGTMGAVIGFYMWKNRTIQKKRKGDVEKLVKTLHDQSLNFKHSTLEKATDSFNEANKLGQGGFGTVYKGVLPDGREIAVKRLFFNNKHRAADFYNEVNMISSVEHKNLVRLLGCSCSGPESLLVYEFLSNKSLDRFIFDSSNGKALNWEKRLEIIIGTAEGLVYLHENTKTRIIHRDIKASNILLDSRLRAKIADFGLARSFQEDKSHISTAIAGTLGYMAPEYLAHGQLTEKVDVYSYGVLLLEIVTGRQNNRSKTTEYTDSLVTIAWNHFQRRTVEELFDPNLMLHNYSTINIKNEILRAVHVGLLCTQEIPSLRPTMSKALLMLVGKEHLPAPTNPPFMDDKTMEFNDVSLDTSPILNHGDTASVASLSQSLFLPR; encoded by the exons ATGATGAAGAAGATTGTGATCGTGATCATGATCACAATGGTGATCTTGCTATTACCAGCTGCATTATATGCACAGCCAAGATCTCAGAAAATAAAGCAAATATGTGGAAGCCAACCTGAACACAACGCCACTCTCTTCGTGCCAAACTTTGTGGCCGTTATGGAGAACATAAGCACGCAAATCCGGGCTTCGGGCTTCGGCGTGGCGGAAGCGGGCTCGGGGCCCGACAAGAACTACGGCCTGGCCCAGTGCTACGGCGACCTCTCCCCCGTCGACTGCGTGCTGTGCTACGCCGAGGCCCGCACGGTCCTGCCGCAGTGCTACCCGGTCAACGGGGGGAGGATCTACCTCGACGGCTGCTTCATGCGGGCCGAGAACTACAGCTTCTACGGGGAGCACACGGGCCCGACCGACCAAGCTGTATGCGGGAACAGAACCCGGCCCGGTTCGGCCTTCAATGAATCGGTCGGACGGGCGTTGTCGCAGGCGGTTTCGGCCGCGCCGAGCAACAACGGCTATGCACGGGCCGTGGTCCGAACGAGCAACGAGTCGGCCTACGTCCTGGCCGACTGCTGGAGGACGATCAGCCCTAGCGCCTGCCGGGCCTGCCTGGAGAACGCGTCTGCGGCCATATCGGGCTGCCTGCCTTTGTCCGAGGGCCGGGCCCTCAACACGGGCTGTTTCATGAGGTATTCAGACACCAATTTCCTCAATCCTATACCTAGAAGTGGAAGCTCAAGAG GCAGAGTTATAGGCCTTGCAATAGCAGCTGTCAGCGTAGCAGCTGTCGGAACAATGGGGGCCGTCATCGGATTCTACATGTGGAAGAACAGAACCatccaaaagaagagaaaag GCGACGTGGAGAAGTTAGTGAAGACCCTCCACGACCAAAGCCTAAACTTCAAGCATTCAACACTAGAGAAAGCTACTGATTCTTTCAACGAAGCAAACAAGCTCGGACAAGGTGGTTTTGGGACGGTGTATAAG GGAGTTTTGCCAGACGGGAGAGAGATCGCTGTCAAGAGGCTCTTCTTCAACAACAAACACAGAGCAGCAGATTTCTACAATGAAGTAAACATGATCAGTAGCGTCGAACACAAGAATCTAGTAAGGCTGTTGGGGTGCAGCTGCTCAGGACCAGAAAGCCTCCTTGTTTATGAGTTCCTGTCCAACAAGAGCCTTGACCGGTTCATCTTCG ATTCAAGCAACGGTAAAGCACTGAACTGGGAAAAGAGGCTCGAGATAATTATAGGAACAGCAGAGGGGTTAGTGTACCTTCATGAGAACACGAAAACGAGAATCATTCACAGGGACATCAAGGCAAGCAACATACTCTTGGATTCCAGATTACGCGCTAAAATTGCAGATTTCGGGCTGGCTAGGTCCTTCCAAGAAGATAAAAGTCATATCAGCACAGCCATAGCAGGAACACT AGGATATATGGCCCCGGAATACCTAGCTCACGGCCAGTTGACGGAAAAAGTAGATGTTTACAGCTATGGAGTGCTGCTGCTCGAAATCGTCACGGGCAGGCAGAATAACAGAAGCAAAACCACAGAGTATACAGACAGCTTGGTGACAATT GCATGGAACCATTTCCAGAGAAGAACAGTGGAGGAGCTCTTCGACCCCAACCTAATGCTGCATAACTACAGCACCATTAACATTAAAAACGAGATTCTAAGGGCGGTTCACGTGGGACTCTTGTGCACCCAAGAAATCCCTTCACTACGCCCAACCATGTCTAAGGCGCTGCTGATGCTAGTGGGGAAGGAGCACCTGCCAGCACCAACCAATCCCCCGTTCATGGATGACAAGACGATGGAATTCAATGATGTGAGCTTGGACACGTCGCCAATCCTCAATCATGGCGACACGGCCTCAGTTGCTAGCCTTTCTCAGAGTCTTTTCCTTCCTAGGTGA